A part of Bacillus thuringiensis genomic DNA contains:
- the serS gene encoding serine--tRNA ligase — protein MLDIKFLRTNFEEVKAKLQHRGEDLTDFGRFEELDTRRRELLVQTEELKSKRNEVSQQISVLKREKKDAEALILEMREVGEKVKDLDNELRTVEEDLERLMLSIPNIPHESAPVGETEDDNVVARTWGEVKEFAYEPKPHWDLATDLGILDFERAGKVTGSRFVFYKGAGARLERALISFMLDLHTDEHGYEEVLPPYMVNRASMTGTGQLPKFEEDAFRIESEDYFLIPTAEVPVTNMHRDEILNKDQLPIRYAAFSSCFRSEAGSAGRDTRGLIRQHQFNKVELVKFVKPEDSYEELEKLTNDAERVLQLLELPYRVMSMCTGDLGFTAAKKYDIEVWIPSYGTYREISSCSNFEAFQARRANIRFRREPNGKPEHVHTLNGSGLAIGRTVAAILENYQQEDGTITIPEVLRPYMGGKAVIK, from the coding sequence ATGCTTGATATTAAATTTTTACGTACAAATTTTGAAGAAGTAAAAGCAAAGTTACAGCATAGAGGCGAAGATTTAACTGATTTTGGTCGTTTTGAAGAGCTGGATACGAGAAGAAGAGAATTACTTGTTCAAACAGAGGAATTAAAAAGTAAACGTAACGAAGTATCTCAACAAATCTCTGTATTGAAGCGCGAAAAGAAAGATGCAGAAGCTCTAATTCTAGAAATGCGTGAAGTTGGAGAGAAAGTAAAAGATCTTGATAATGAGCTTCGTACAGTTGAAGAAGATTTAGAAAGATTAATGTTATCTATTCCAAATATCCCTCATGAATCTGCTCCAGTTGGTGAAACAGAAGATGATAATGTAGTAGCGCGTACTTGGGGAGAAGTGAAAGAATTTGCTTATGAACCAAAACCACATTGGGATCTTGCTACAGATTTAGGGATTTTAGATTTTGAGCGTGCTGGGAAAGTAACGGGAAGCCGCTTTGTATTCTATAAAGGTGCTGGCGCGAGATTAGAGCGTGCTTTAATTAGCTTTATGCTGGATCTTCATACTGACGAGCATGGATACGAAGAAGTATTACCTCCGTATATGGTAAACCGTGCAAGTATGACAGGAACAGGACAACTTCCGAAATTTGAAGAAGATGCATTCCGCATTGAAAGTGAAGATTACTTCTTAATTCCAACAGCTGAAGTACCTGTAACGAACATGCACCGTGATGAAATCTTAAATAAAGATCAATTGCCTATACGATATGCTGCATTTAGCTCTTGTTTCCGTTCTGAAGCAGGTTCAGCTGGCCGTGATACACGTGGCTTAATTCGTCAGCATCAGTTCAATAAAGTAGAGCTTGTAAAATTCGTAAAACCAGAAGATTCTTATGAAGAGTTAGAAAAACTAACAAATGATGCAGAACGCGTGTTACAATTATTAGAGTTGCCATATCGCGTTATGAGCATGTGCACAGGCGATTTAGGATTTACAGCAGCGAAGAAATACGATATCGAAGTATGGATTCCAAGCTATGGCACATATCGTGAGATTTCTTCTTGTAGTAATTTTGAGGCTTTCCAAGCGAGACGTGCAAATATCCGTTTCCGTCGTGAGCCAAACGGAAAACCAGAACATGTTCATACATTAAATGGATCTGGTCTTGCAATTGGCCGTACGGTTGCAGCTATTTTAGAGAACTACCAACAAGAAGATGGTACAATTACAATTCCAGAAGTTCTTCGCCCTTATATGGGAGGAAAAGCAGTTATTAAGTAA
- the pdxT gene encoding pyridoxal 5'-phosphate synthase glutaminase subunit PdxT has product MVKIGVLGLQGAVREHVKSVEASGAEAVVVKRIEQLEEIDGLILPGGESTTMRRLIDKYAFMEPLRTFAKSGKPMFGTCAGMILLAKTLIGYEEAHIGAMDITVERNAFGRQKDSFEVALSIKGVGEEFIGVFIRAPYVVNVADDVEVLSTHGDRMVAVKQNQFLAASFHPELTDDHRVTAYFVEMVKEAKMKKVV; this is encoded by the coding sequence ATGGTGAAAATCGGTGTACTAGGTCTTCAGGGTGCAGTTCGTGAGCATGTAAAATCAGTTGAAGCAAGTGGTGCAGAAGCTGTTGTTGTAAAGCGTATAGAGCAACTTGAAGAGATTGATGGTCTTATTTTACCAGGCGGTGAAAGCACAACAATGCGCCGTCTTATTGATAAGTATGCTTTCATGGAGCCACTTCGTACATTCGCGAAGTCTGGTAAACCAATGTTTGGTACATGTGCAGGTATGATTCTTCTTGCAAAAACACTTATTGGCTATGAAGAAGCACATATTGGTGCTATGGATATTACAGTAGAGCGCAATGCGTTCGGACGCCAAAAAGATAGCTTTGAAGTTGCACTTTCAATTAAAGGTGTAGGAGAAGAATTTATTGGTGTATTTATTCGTGCTCCGTATGTTGTAAATGTAGCTGATGATGTTGAAGTACTTTCCACACATGGTGATCGAATGGTAGCAGTAAAACAAAATCAGTTTTTAGCTGCTTCATTCCATCCAGAATTAACGGATGATCATCGTGTGACAGCATACTTTGTAGAAATGGTAAAAGAAGCGAAAATGAAAAAAGTTGTATAA
- a CDS encoding YaaC family protein yields MHQTHCTWQQLSFFFSSQNVQRYLARCYEKSSIQDAEKKSFENCYPFIYYLEHGKNYYELYKVAPFSIQPMLLFYGMSQLFKACLLTIDPNYPESTTVLAHGVTTRKRKKQGYQFLEDEVKVQKNGLFTHVAEQLFHMKHLEAEKFNMLDLMGNIPELQNLFRYSQRGGTLYKIDSKNTNELSFSANILDRLHMTSERFSRYIESICKHLSIQHVSGKTSGSNLLFTAPIQSWNPIYSTPLYYEYLADTYYLPIPTDPRNPKPVLPELLVHYLLLYNLSMISRYETDWWYDLLGSYGSEDYPFIYQFLTISAQKIPYYISSFLLTEPSLFHGK; encoded by the coding sequence ATGCATCAAACACATTGCACTTGGCAGCAATTAAGTTTCTTCTTTTCATCTCAAAATGTACAACGTTATCTTGCCCGTTGCTATGAAAAATCCTCCATACAAGATGCTGAAAAAAAAAGTTTTGAAAATTGTTATCCCTTTATTTATTACTTAGAACACGGGAAAAATTATTATGAATTATATAAGGTAGCCCCCTTTTCGATTCAGCCAATGTTATTGTTTTATGGAATGAGTCAACTTTTTAAAGCCTGCTTACTAACTATTGATCCTAACTATCCAGAATCCACTACTGTTTTAGCTCATGGTGTTACGACTCGCAAACGAAAAAAACAGGGGTATCAATTTTTAGAAGATGAGGTGAAGGTGCAAAAAAATGGATTATTTACTCATGTTGCAGAACAGCTGTTTCACATGAAACACTTAGAAGCAGAGAAGTTTAACATGCTAGATTTAATGGGAAATATTCCCGAATTACAAAATTTATTCCGCTATAGTCAAAGAGGGGGCACTTTATATAAAATTGATTCAAAAAACACAAATGAACTTTCCTTTTCGGCCAACATACTAGATCGACTTCATATGACTTCAGAAAGATTTTCACGTTACATTGAATCAATTTGTAAGCATTTATCCATACAACATGTCTCCGGGAAAACGAGCGGATCGAATTTGCTTTTTACAGCTCCTATCCAGTCGTGGAACCCTATATATAGTACGCCCTTATACTACGAATATCTTGCTGATACTTATTACTTACCAATTCCAACTGACCCGAGAAATCCTAAGCCAGTATTACCTGAACTTCTTGTTCATTATTTATTGCTCTACAATTTAAGTATGATTTCTAGATACGAAACAGATTGGTGGTATGATTTACTTGGGAGCTATGGCTCTGAAGATTATCCATTTATTTATCAATTTCTTACTATTTCTGCTCAAAAAATCCCTTACTATATTTCGTCTTTTTTACTAACAGAACCGAGCCTATTTCATGGGAAATAA
- the guaB gene encoding IMP dehydrogenase gives MWESKFVKEGLTFDDVLLVPAKSDVLPREVSVKTVLSESLQLNIPLISAGMDTVTEADMAIAMARQGGLGIIHKNMSIEQQAEQVDKVKRSESGVISDPFFLTPEHQVYDAEHLMGKYRISGVPVVNNLDERKLVGIITNRDMRFIQDYSIKISDVMTKEKLITAPVGTTLEEAEKILQKYKIEKLPLVDNNGVLQGLITIKDIEKVIEFPNSAKDKQGRLLVGAAVGVTADAMLRIDALVKASVDAIVLDTAHGHSQGVIDKVKEVRAKYPALNIIAGNVATAEATKALIEAGANVVKVGIGPGSICTTRVVAGVGVPQLTAVYDCATEARKHGIPVIADGGVKYSGDMVKALAAGAHVVMLGSMFAGVAESPGETEIYQGRQFKVYRGMGSVGAMEKGSKDRYFQEGNKKLVPEGIEGRVPYKGPLADTVHQLVGGLRAGMGYCGAQDLEFLRENAQFIRMSGAGLRESHPHHVQITKEAPNYSL, from the coding sequence ATGTGGGAATCTAAATTTGTTAAAGAAGGTTTGACTTTTGATGACGTATTACTTGTACCAGCAAAGTCAGATGTACTACCAAGAGAAGTAAGTGTTAAAACAGTTTTATCTGAAAGCTTACAGTTAAATATCCCGTTAATTAGTGCAGGAATGGATACAGTAACAGAAGCTGATATGGCTATTGCAATGGCTCGTCAAGGCGGTTTAGGAATTATTCATAAAAACATGTCTATCGAACAACAAGCGGAGCAAGTTGATAAAGTAAAACGTTCTGAAAGTGGCGTTATTTCAGATCCTTTCTTTTTAACTCCAGAACATCAAGTATATGATGCAGAGCATCTTATGGGAAAATACCGTATCTCAGGTGTACCGGTTGTAAATAATTTAGACGAGCGAAAATTAGTTGGTATTATTACAAACCGTGATATGCGTTTTATCCAAGACTACTCAATCAAAATTTCCGACGTAATGACAAAAGAAAAGCTAATTACAGCTCCAGTTGGTACAACGCTGGAAGAAGCTGAAAAGATCCTACAAAAGTACAAGATTGAAAAACTCCCTCTCGTTGATAACAACGGTGTATTACAAGGGCTTATTACAATAAAAGATATCGAAAAAGTAATTGAATTCCCAAATTCTGCGAAGGATAAGCAAGGACGCTTATTAGTTGGAGCAGCGGTTGGTGTAACGGCTGATGCTATGCTTCGTATCGACGCATTAGTAAAAGCTAGCGTAGATGCAATCGTACTTGATACAGCTCATGGACATTCTCAAGGTGTTATTGATAAAGTAAAAGAAGTTCGTGCGAAATATCCAGCACTAAATATTATCGCTGGAAATGTTGCTACTGCTGAAGCAACGAAAGCATTAATTGAAGCGGGTGCAAACGTAGTTAAAGTTGGTATTGGACCAGGCTCTATCTGTACAACACGCGTTGTAGCTGGCGTTGGTGTACCACAATTAACAGCAGTTTATGATTGTGCAACAGAAGCTCGTAAACACGGTATTCCAGTTATTGCTGATGGTGGTGTTAAGTACTCTGGTGACATGGTAAAAGCTTTAGCAGCAGGGGCACACGTTGTTATGCTAGGTAGTATGTTTGCTGGTGTTGCTGAAAGCCCTGGAGAAACTGAAATTTACCAAGGTCGTCAATTTAAAGTATATCGTGGTATGGGTTCTGTCGGAGCAATGGAAAAAGGAAGTAAAGATCGTTACTTCCAAGAAGGAAATAAAAAACTTGTTCCAGAAGGTATTGAAGGCCGAGTGCCATATAAAGGACCTTTAGCAGATACAGTTCATCAATTGGTTGGTGGATTACGTGCCGGTATGGGATATTGCGGAGCACAAGATTTAGAATTCTTACGTGAGAATGCACAATTCATTCGTATGTCAGGTGCTGGTTTACGTGAAAGTCACCCTCATCACGTACAAATTACAAAAGAGGCTCCAAACTACTCATTATAA
- the pdxS gene encoding pyridoxal 5'-phosphate synthase lyase subunit PdxS, with product MTNVTGTERVKRGMAEMQKGGVIMDVINAEQAKIAEEAGAVAVMALERVPADIRAAGGVSRMADPTIVEEVMGAVSIPVMAKCRIGHLVEARVLESLGVDYIDESEVLTPADEVYHLNKRDYTVPFVCGCRDIGEAARRIAEGASMLRTKGEPGTGNIVEAVRHMRQVNAEIRQVASLREDELMTYAKNTGAPYEVLLEIKRLGRLPVVNFAAGGVATPADAALMMQLGADGVFVGSGIFKSENPEKFARAIVEATTHYEDYELIASLSKGLGNAMKGIEISTLLPEQRMQERGW from the coding sequence ATGACAAATGTAACAGGGACAGAACGTGTAAAACGTGGAATGGCAGAAATGCAAAAAGGCGGCGTTATTATGGACGTAATTAACGCTGAACAAGCAAAAATTGCAGAAGAGGCAGGCGCAGTTGCCGTTATGGCATTAGAGCGTGTACCAGCAGATATTCGTGCAGCAGGTGGCGTTTCTCGTATGGCAGACCCAACAATCGTTGAAGAAGTTATGGGTGCGGTGTCAATTCCGGTTATGGCAAAATGCCGTATCGGTCACCTTGTAGAAGCACGTGTATTAGAATCATTAGGGGTAGACTATATCGATGAGAGTGAAGTATTAACTCCTGCCGATGAAGTATACCATTTAAATAAACGTGATTACACAGTTCCATTTGTATGTGGTTGCCGTGATATTGGAGAAGCAGCACGTCGTATTGCAGAAGGTGCATCTATGCTTCGTACAAAAGGTGAACCAGGAACAGGAAACATTGTAGAGGCAGTGCGTCATATGCGCCAAGTCAATGCAGAAATCCGTCAAGTTGCAAGTCTACGTGAAGATGAGTTAATGACATATGCAAAAAATACTGGTGCTCCTTATGAAGTACTACTTGAAATTAAACGCCTTGGTCGTTTGCCAGTTGTAAACTTCGCAGCAGGTGGTGTAGCAACACCAGCAGATGCAGCGTTAATGATGCAACTTGGTGCGGATGGTGTATTTGTTGGATCTGGTATCTTCAAATCAGAGAATCCAGAGAAATTTGCACGCGCAATCGTTGAAGCGACGACTCATTATGAGGATTACGAACTAATTGCAAGCCTTTCTAAGGGATTAGGTAATGCGATGAAAGGTATCGAAATTTCAACGTTATTACCAGAACAACGCATGCAAGAGCGTGGATGGTAA
- the dacA gene encoding D-alanyl-D-alanine carboxypeptidase DacA, translating to MFCKRFIALVTVLTLACSIFIPYSNASAETGAALNIEAGAAILVEANSGKIVYQKNADELLSIASMTKMMSEYLVHEAVDKGKLKWDQKVKVSEYAYKVSQDASLSNVALENGGSYTVKELYEAMAIFSANGATIALAEAIAGKEVDFVKMMNDKSKELGLKNYKFVNSTGLTNKDLKGMHPEGTTADEENKMSAKDVATLAQHLIKDYPKVLDTAKIPKKEFRPEKEKFAMSNWNWMLKGLVKEYDGVDGLKTGSTPEAGDCFTGTVERNGMRFISVVIKTSSHTARFDETKKLYDYGFANFEMKQMYKKDSSVKGQETVRVENAKDKDVAVQTKQAVSLPVPKGSKDVYKAELKEANKGQEAPIKKGAALGNMVITPKDANDPGFLSGKSLQIDLVTTSAVEEANWFTRSMRGIGSFFSGIWNSAVDTVKGWF from the coding sequence ATGTTTTGCAAAAGATTCATTGCTTTGGTAACAGTGCTTACACTAGCTTGTAGCATCTTTATACCATATAGCAATGCATCAGCTGAAACAGGAGCTGCTTTAAACATTGAAGCAGGTGCGGCAATTTTAGTTGAAGCGAATTCTGGGAAAATTGTATATCAAAAGAATGCAGATGAATTATTATCCATTGCTAGTATGACAAAGATGATGAGTGAATATTTAGTTCACGAAGCAGTGGATAAAGGAAAACTTAAGTGGGATCAAAAAGTTAAGGTTTCTGAATATGCATATAAGGTTTCACAAGATGCTTCCTTATCAAATGTTGCATTAGAGAATGGTGGCTCTTATACAGTAAAAGAGCTATACGAGGCAATGGCAATATTTTCCGCAAATGGTGCAACAATTGCATTAGCAGAAGCAATTGCAGGTAAAGAAGTAGACTTCGTAAAAATGATGAATGATAAATCGAAAGAACTAGGGTTGAAAAATTATAAATTTGTCAATTCTACAGGTTTAACGAATAAAGATTTAAAGGGAATGCATCCTGAAGGAACAACAGCGGATGAAGAAAATAAAATGTCTGCAAAGGATGTTGCAACTTTAGCACAACATTTAATTAAAGATTATCCAAAAGTGTTAGATACAGCAAAAATCCCGAAAAAAGAATTCCGTCCAGAAAAAGAGAAGTTTGCAATGTCGAACTGGAACTGGATGTTAAAGGGCTTAGTGAAAGAATATGATGGCGTAGATGGCCTGAAAACAGGCTCGACTCCAGAAGCAGGGGATTGCTTCACTGGTACGGTCGAAAGAAACGGAATGCGTTTTATTTCTGTAGTTATTAAAACAAGTTCTCATACAGCACGTTTTGATGAAACAAAGAAGCTATATGATTATGGATTTGCTAACTTTGAAATGAAGCAAATGTATAAAAAAGATTCTTCAGTAAAAGGACAAGAAACAGTACGAGTAGAAAATGCTAAAGATAAAGATGTAGCAGTTCAAACAAAACAAGCTGTTTCACTTCCAGTGCCAAAAGGAAGTAAAGATGTTTATAAAGCAGAATTAAAAGAAGCAAATAAGGGACAAGAAGCACCTATTAAAAAGGGAGCTGCACTTGGCAACATGGTAATCACACCAAAAGATGCGAATGATCCTGGATTTTTATCTGGTAAGTCATTACAAATAGATCTTGTAACAACATCTGCAGTAGAAGAAGCGAATTGGTTTACTCGCTCTATGCGCGGAATTGGTTCTTTCTTTAGTGGTATATGGAATAGTGCTGTTGATACAGTAAAAGGTTGGTTTTAA